The Methanomassiliicoccales archaeon genome has a segment encoding these proteins:
- a CDS encoding ABC transporter ATP-binding protein, whose amino-acid sequence MYAIEVKDLVKSYGGINAVKGISFNVNEGEIFGLIGPNGAGKTTTLRILATILEITSGSINVYGYDLATKADEVRKIISYLPEDAGAYKNLTGRQYLDFIAAFFGESASQKHMVERGLQIARLGERIDDKVDTYSKGMARRLLVARALMIRPKLAILDELTSGLDVLNAQEVRRTVRETVKEGTTILLSSHNMLEVELMCDRIALINDGHIVEMGTPAELKKKYDAANIEEVFVRLVK is encoded by the coding sequence ATGTACGCGATTGAGGTAAAGGACCTCGTCAAGAGCTATGGCGGAATCAACGCTGTCAAGGGAATTTCGTTCAACGTCAACGAAGGGGAGATCTTCGGACTGATCGGCCCGAACGGGGCCGGGAAGACCACCACTCTAAGGATCCTCGCCACCATTCTGGAGATCACATCAGGTTCGATCAACGTTTACGGGTACGATCTTGCCACAAAGGCGGATGAGGTTAGGAAGATCATCAGCTACCTTCCAGAGGATGCGGGAGCATACAAGAACCTGACCGGAAGACAATATCTGGATTTCATAGCCGCCTTTTTTGGGGAGAGCGCCTCGCAGAAGCACATGGTCGAGCGTGGTCTGCAGATCGCCCGATTGGGCGAGAGGATCGATGATAAGGTCGATACCTACAGCAAAGGCATGGCCCGGAGGCTATTGGTGGCCCGGGCGCTCATGATCAGGCCAAAGCTAGCCATACTCGACGAGCTAACATCCGGCCTGGACGTCCTGAACGCCCAGGAGGTCAGGCGCACGGTGAGGGAGACAGTAAAGGAAGGAACGACGATCCTGCTGTCATCCCACAACATGCTGGAGGTGGAGCTCATGTGCGACCGGATCGCGCTCATCAACGATGGCCACATCGTCGAGATGGGAACACCGGCGGAGCTCAAGAAGAAATATGATGCGGCAAACATCGAGGAAGTGTTCGTGAGGTTGGTAAAATGA